A genomic region of Raphanus sativus cultivar WK10039 chromosome 6, ASM80110v3, whole genome shotgun sequence contains the following coding sequences:
- the LOC108829585 gene encoding GDSL esterase/lipase At2g40250 translates to MNPNHDKPILLALFTLLLQLPNPINASPSPPITALYAFGDSTVDSGNNNYIPTLFRSNHPPYGRSFPAKLSTGRFSDGKLATDFLATSLGLKPTLPAYFDPSVKPLDLLTGVSFASAGGGLDDRTAMLSLTLTMDKQWSYFEEAVRKMKSVVGEAETNRVIKNAWFVISAGTNDMIYNVYDHVLGSFISVSDYQDYLLRNVEAFVQRLHDAGARRITVAGLPPIGCLPVQVTLGTVTLPRIFHKRICTENQNTDSQLYNQKLQKLNLRLSQRLRGSKILYLDIYTPIMDMIKHPHKYGLEETLKGCCGTGFLEAGPLCKPLPGTCEDVSKYLFFDSVHPTQKAYSIIATYALQKLLPLL, encoded by the exons ATGAACCCTAATCATGACAAACCAATACTACTTGCATTATTCACTCTTCTTCTCCAACTTCCAAACCCTATCAATGCATCACCATCCCCACCCATAACGGCTCTTTACGCCTTTGGCGACTCCACGGTGGATTCCGGTAACAACAACTACATCCCTACTCTTTTCCGGAGCAACCATCCACCTTACGGTAGATCCTTTCCGGCCAAACTCTCCACTGGAAGATTCTCAGACGGAAAACTCGCCACCGACTTCTTAGCCACTTCTCTAGGACTCAAACCCACTTTACCAGCTTACTTCGACCCTTCGGTCAAACCACTTGACCTTTTGACTGGCGTTAGTTTTGCCTCGGCCGGAGGTGGTTTAGATGATCGCACGGCCATGTTATCGTTGACTTTGACCATGGACAAGCAATGGAGTTACTTTGAGGAGGCAGTACGTAAGATGAAGAGTGTAGTTGGAGAGGCGGAGACTAATAGGGTGATTAAGAATGCTTGGTTTGTGATTAGTGCGGGGACTAATGATATGATCTATAACGTTTATGATCATGTTCTTGGGAGTTTTATTTCGGTTTCGGATTATCAAGACTATCTACTCAGAAACGTTGAAGCTTTTGTCCAG AGACTACACGACGCAGGAGCACGAAGGATTACAGTAGCAGGACTACCACCAATAGGATGCCTTCCGGTGCAAGTAACACTTGGCACTGTCACACTCCCTCGGATCTTCCACAAACGCATCTGTACGGAAAACCAGAACACTGATTCTCAACTATACAATCAAAAGCTACAGAAGCTAAACTTGCGTCTCAGTCAGAGGCTTCGAGGCTCCAAAATACTTTACCTCGACATCTACACTCCAATAATGGACATGATCAAACATCCTCATAAATACG GATTGGAAGAAACGTTGAAAGGATGTTGCGGGACGGGGTTCCTTGAAGCAGGACCTCTATGCAAGCCATTGCCTGGAACTTGTGAGGATGTTTCAAAGTATTTGTTCTTTGATTCTGTGCATCCTACCCAAAAGGCTTACTCTATCATTGCTACTTACGCCTTACAAAAATTGTTGCctcttctttaa
- the LOC108829586 gene encoding uncharacterized protein LOC108829586, with product MRSSSQSSENSKTCPSNKFKTTTKKEDNRDDEDEDEEERSVDQSPSRNSYVEESGSHHHNNDQIKKNGGSVRPYNRSKTPRLRWTPELHLRFLQAVERLGGPDRATPKLVLQLMNVKGLGIAHVKSHLQMYRSKKTDDPNQGDQGFSFEHGGGYTCNLGQLPMLQSFDQRPSTSLGYGGGSWTDHRRQVYRSPWRGLTARDSTRTRQTLSSSQSGERFRGISNNILDDKNKTILFRINSHEAAQENNGVAEAVPSIHRSFLEGMKTLSKSWGQSPSSIPNSSTASRPQDLCATTLSSNQKENLRVAEETENVLKRKRLSLSDDCNKSDQDLDLSLSLKVPRTHNNLGDFLLEDEEKEHDDHEDIKGLSLSLSSSSSSKFDRVIRKEDQNDPKTRNISVLASPLDLTL from the exons ATGAGATCAAGCAGCCAAAGTTCTGAAAATTCCAAGACTTGTCCATCTAACAAATTCAAAACAACCACCAAGAAAGAAGACAACAGAGATGATGAAGACgaggatgaagaagagagaTCAGTAGATCAGAGCCCTTCGCGCAATAGCTATGTGGAAGAGAGTGGGAGTCACCATCATAATAATGATCAGATCAAGAAAAATGGTGGATCTGTGAGGCCGTACAACCGCTCAAAGACTCCAAGGCTGAGATGGACACCTGAGCTCCATCTCCGCTTCCTTCAAGCTGTGGAGAGATTGGGTGGACCAGATA GAGCAACACCGAAGCTTGTTCTTCAATTGATGAACGTCAAGGGGCTTGGTATTGCCCACGTTAAGAGCCATCTTCAG ATGTACAGAAGCAAGAAGACCGATGACCCAAATCAAG GAGACCAAGGATTTTCGTTTGAACACGGAGGTGGTTACACTTGCAACCTTGGTCAACTTCCAATGCTACAAAGTTTTGATCAAAGGCCTTCTACCAGTTTAGg ATACGGTGGCGGTTCGTGGACCGACCATAGACGCCAGGTCTACCGTAGCCCTTGGAGAGGCTTAACAGCACGAGACAgtacaagaacaagacaaaCACTGTCTAGCTCACAATCTGGCGAGAGATTTCGTGGAATTAGTAATAATATTCTTGATGATAAgaataaaactattttgtttCGAATCAATTCTCATGAAGCTGCTCAAGAGAACAATGGAGTAGCTGAAGCAGTTCCAAGTATTCATAGAAGCTTTCTTGAAGGTATGAAAACGTTAAGCAAATCATGGGGACAGAGCCCCTCCTCCATTCCCAATTCTTCGACCGCATCAAGGCCACAAGATCTTTGTGCTACCACATTAAGTTCTAATCAAAAGGAGAATCTTAGAGTGGCAGAAGAAACGGAGAATGTTTTGAAGAGGAAAAGATTGTCACTGTCTGATGATTGCAATAAGTCGGACCAAGATTTGGATCTAAGTTTGTCCCTTAAGGTACCTCGGACTCACAACAACCTTGGAGACTTCTTgttagaagatgaagaaaaagaacatGATGATCATGAAGATATCAAGGGTTTGTCTCTCTCGTTATCTTCTTCGAGTTCATCAAAATTCGATCGAGTCATTAGGAAAGAAGATCAAAATGATCCTAAAACAAGAAATATTTCGGTTTTGGCAAGTCCCCTTGATCTCACtttgtga